The following are from one region of the Magallana gigas chromosome 4, xbMagGiga1.1, whole genome shotgun sequence genome:
- the LOC117680643 gene encoding carbohydrate sulfotransferase 1 isoform X9, translated as MDQLKLSKLRVNFTELHGLGKGPINMINNLSMQSLFCLSDPKPIHLTDHYYITENTRMRLVVAYMRGGSTLTADIVRHTEADFYQFEPLHGITIAVQENRPVQFLNGTIRNITKEELESVYTEMIYHWFTCNFKNIDLPGLTDSFIKIFTPEHGKYYSCINSVKTTKSKLDLVKQCIPILHLKCLESKTRTLKTIRLTVSMAGKLLKWLPRLQVLHLIRDPRGIINSQFEQEITEGKNVSIASKDLCQTMSTNLNSYKELEQCHGSRMLGVVYENLCQNPFIVVPKIFKFFHSNYSTRVRDFVKKLMQGPVKACDYCTDRGKALANAYRWISIIHKNDLKIVDKHCSFLYSNLGYKQLDYNKLNVTKTSWKSLTSSSIGYGYS; from the exons gAAAGGGACCAATCAATATGATAAATAACCTAAGTATGCAGAGTCTATTCTGCCTATCGGATCCCAAACCAATTCACCTTACAG ACCACTATTACATCACAGAAAATACCCGGATGCGGCTGGTGGTAGCCTATATGAGAGGGGGGTCCACTCTCACGGCGGACATTGTGCGGCACACAGAGGCTGATTTCTATCAGTTTGAGCCCCTCCATGGCATTACGATCGCCGTGCAGGAAAACAGACCCGTGCAGTTTCTCAATGGAACGATTAG AAATATCACAAAAGAGGAGCTGGAATCGGTTTATACGGAAATGATTTACCACTGGTTCACATGcaacttcaaaaatattgatCTTCCTGGACTCACCGATTCTTTTATTAAGATCTTCACACCTGAACATGGGAAATATTACTCGTGTATCAATTCAGTCAAAACCACAAAAAGCAAACTAGACCTCGTAAAGCAATGCATTCCAATATTACACCTCAAATGTCTCGAGTCGAAAACTCGGACGTTGAAAACAATTCGATTGACGGTGTCTATGGCgggaaaacttttaaaatggcTACCTAGGCTTCAAGTTCTTCATTTGATACGAGATCCTCGTGGGATAATAAATTCACAGTTCGAGCAGGAGATAACGGAGGgtaaaaatgtatcaattgCTTCAAAAGACTTATGTCAAACCATGTctacaaatttaaattcatataaagAACTAGAACAATGCCATGGAAGTAGAATGCTAGGGGTGGTGTATGAAAATTTGTGCCAGAATCCTTTCATTGTTGTGCcaaagatatttaaattttttcatagCAATTATTCAACGCGTGTTAGAGACTTTGTGAAAAAGTTAATGCAAGGACCCGTTAAGGCCTGTGACTACTGTACAGACAGGGGAAAAGCCCTCGCCAATGCTTATCGTTGGATATCAATTATCCacaaaaatgatttgaaaatcgTCGATAAACATTGCTCTTTTCTTTACTCGAACCTGGGATATAAACAATTGGACTACAACAAACTGAATGTAACGAAAACATCATGGAAATCCCTAACAAGTTCTTCCATAGGATACGGGTATTCGTGA
- the LOC117680643 gene encoding carbohydrate sulfotransferase 1 isoform X7, with the protein MLSHRTIFSARSVSVFLGSTLLFYVALIGTGKGPINMINNLSMQSLFCLSDPKPIHLTDHYYITENTRMRLVVAYMRGGSTLTADIVRHTEADFYQFEPLHGITIAVQENRPVQFLNGTIRNITKEELESVYTEMIYHWFTCNFKNIDLPGLTDSFIKIFTPEHGKYYSCINSVKTTKSKLDLVKQCIPILHLKCLESKTRTLKTIRLTVSMAGKLLKWLPRLQVLHLIRDPRGIINSQFEQEITEGKNVSIASKDLCQTMSTNLNSYKELEQCHGSRMLGVVYENLCQNPFIVVPKIFKFFHSNYSTRVRDFVKKLMQGPVKACDYCTDRGKALANAYRWISIIHKNDLKIVDKHCSFLYSNLGYKQLDYNKLNVTKTSWKSLTSSSIGYGYS; encoded by the exons ATGCTTTCACATCGGACTATCTTCTCGGCGAGATCTGTGTCTGTTTTTCTCGGATCTACACTACTGTTTTATGTTGCTTTAATTGGTACCG gAAAGGGACCAATCAATATGATAAATAACCTAAGTATGCAGAGTCTATTCTGCCTATCGGATCCCAAACCAATTCACCTTACAG ACCACTATTACATCACAGAAAATACCCGGATGCGGCTGGTGGTAGCCTATATGAGAGGGGGGTCCACTCTCACGGCGGACATTGTGCGGCACACAGAGGCTGATTTCTATCAGTTTGAGCCCCTCCATGGCATTACGATCGCCGTGCAGGAAAACAGACCCGTGCAGTTTCTCAATGGAACGATTAG AAATATCACAAAAGAGGAGCTGGAATCGGTTTATACGGAAATGATTTACCACTGGTTCACATGcaacttcaaaaatattgatCTTCCTGGACTCACCGATTCTTTTATTAAGATCTTCACACCTGAACATGGGAAATATTACTCGTGTATCAATTCAGTCAAAACCACAAAAAGCAAACTAGACCTCGTAAAGCAATGCATTCCAATATTACACCTCAAATGTCTCGAGTCGAAAACTCGGACGTTGAAAACAATTCGATTGACGGTGTCTATGGCgggaaaacttttaaaatggcTACCTAGGCTTCAAGTTCTTCATTTGATACGAGATCCTCGTGGGATAATAAATTCACAGTTCGAGCAGGAGATAACGGAGGgtaaaaatgtatcaattgCTTCAAAAGACTTATGTCAAACCATGTctacaaatttaaattcatataaagAACTAGAACAATGCCATGGAAGTAGAATGCTAGGGGTGGTGTATGAAAATTTGTGCCAGAATCCTTTCATTGTTGTGCcaaagatatttaaattttttcatagCAATTATTCAACGCGTGTTAGAGACTTTGTGAAAAAGTTAATGCAAGGACCCGTTAAGGCCTGTGACTACTGTACAGACAGGGGAAAAGCCCTCGCCAATGCTTATCGTTGGATATCAATTATCCacaaaaatgatttgaaaatcgTCGATAAACATTGCTCTTTTCTTTACTCGAACCTGGGATATAAACAATTGGACTACAACAAACTGAATGTAACGAAAACATCATGGAAATCCCTAACAAGTTCTTCCATAGGATACGGGTATTCGTGA
- the LOC117680643 gene encoding carbohydrate sulfotransferase 1 isoform X6: protein MFVLQSIFSTRYVLVFLGSLPLFYVAIICSIRSGKGPINMINNLSMQSLFCLSDPKPIHLTDHYYITENTRMRLVVAYMRGGSTLTADIVRHTEADFYQFEPLHGITIAVQENRPVQFLNGTIRNITKEELESVYTEMIYHWFTCNFKNIDLPGLTDSFIKIFTPEHGKYYSCINSVKTTKSKLDLVKQCIPILHLKCLESKTRTLKTIRLTVSMAGKLLKWLPRLQVLHLIRDPRGIINSQFEQEITEGKNVSIASKDLCQTMSTNLNSYKELEQCHGSRMLGVVYENLCQNPFIVVPKIFKFFHSNYSTRVRDFVKKLMQGPVKACDYCTDRGKALANAYRWISIIHKNDLKIVDKHCSFLYSNLGYKQLDYNKLNVTKTSWKSLTSSSIGYGYS from the exons ATGTTTGTACTTCAAAGTATCTTCTCAACGAGATATGTGTTGGTTTTTCTCGGATCTTTGCCTCTGTTTTACGTTGCTATAATTTGTTCTATTAGATCTG gAAAGGGACCAATCAATATGATAAATAACCTAAGTATGCAGAGTCTATTCTGCCTATCGGATCCCAAACCAATTCACCTTACAG ACCACTATTACATCACAGAAAATACCCGGATGCGGCTGGTGGTAGCCTATATGAGAGGGGGGTCCACTCTCACGGCGGACATTGTGCGGCACACAGAGGCTGATTTCTATCAGTTTGAGCCCCTCCATGGCATTACGATCGCCGTGCAGGAAAACAGACCCGTGCAGTTTCTCAATGGAACGATTAG AAATATCACAAAAGAGGAGCTGGAATCGGTTTATACGGAAATGATTTACCACTGGTTCACATGcaacttcaaaaatattgatCTTCCTGGACTCACCGATTCTTTTATTAAGATCTTCACACCTGAACATGGGAAATATTACTCGTGTATCAATTCAGTCAAAACCACAAAAAGCAAACTAGACCTCGTAAAGCAATGCATTCCAATATTACACCTCAAATGTCTCGAGTCGAAAACTCGGACGTTGAAAACAATTCGATTGACGGTGTCTATGGCgggaaaacttttaaaatggcTACCTAGGCTTCAAGTTCTTCATTTGATACGAGATCCTCGTGGGATAATAAATTCACAGTTCGAGCAGGAGATAACGGAGGgtaaaaatgtatcaattgCTTCAAAAGACTTATGTCAAACCATGTctacaaatttaaattcatataaagAACTAGAACAATGCCATGGAAGTAGAATGCTAGGGGTGGTGTATGAAAATTTGTGCCAGAATCCTTTCATTGTTGTGCcaaagatatttaaattttttcatagCAATTATTCAACGCGTGTTAGAGACTTTGTGAAAAAGTTAATGCAAGGACCCGTTAAGGCCTGTGACTACTGTACAGACAGGGGAAAAGCCCTCGCCAATGCTTATCGTTGGATATCAATTATCCacaaaaatgatttgaaaatcgTCGATAAACATTGCTCTTTTCTTTACTCGAACCTGGGATATAAACAATTGGACTACAACAAACTGAATGTAACGAAAACATCATGGAAATCCCTAACAAGTTCTTCCATAGGATACGGGTATTCGTGA